The Chloroherpetonaceae bacterium genome window below encodes:
- a CDS encoding (2Fe-2S) ferredoxin domain-containing protein, with the protein MKHLVYVCTNERPPVVPKPSCNPRGGNILFQLLKESVEKNGLDAEIQESGCLGACNDGCTILVHTDTTWYGNVQPSDIDEIANSHLANDHPVSRLFIKKLMLRRTY; encoded by the coding sequence GTGAAACATCTCGTTTACGTTTGTACCAATGAACGACCACCGGTTGTTCCAAAACCAAGTTGTAACCCCCGTGGTGGAAATATCCTTTTTCAACTACTAAAAGAATCGGTAGAAAAAAATGGTCTTGACGCCGAAATTCAAGAAAGCGGTTGCTTAGGTGCCTGTAATGATGGATGCACGATTCTTGTTCATACAGACACCACTTGGTATGGAAATGTGCAACCTTCAGATATTGACGAAATTGCAAACTCACACTTAGCCAATGATCATCCTGTTTCAAGATTATTTATAAAAAAATTAATGCTTCGTCGTACTTATTAA
- the fabG gene encoding 3-oxoacyl-[acyl-carrier-protein] reductase codes for MEISLTGKSAFVTGGTRGIGRAIVKRLAEAGANVAFTYKASEEKAVALKNEIEAMGRKSLAIKADAASFSEAQVAIELAVKEFGALHILVNNAGITRDTLLLRMTEAQFDDVISNNLKSAFNYTKAAVKPMMSQRDGRIINITSIIGITGNAGQANYAASKAGMIGFTKSCAKELASRNILVNGVAPGWIDTEMTEVLTEEQKKMFENVIPLKRAGSAEEVADAVLFFASSLSKYITGETVRVDGGMAM; via the coding sequence ATGGAAATTTCACTTACCGGAAAATCAGCTTTTGTTACAGGCGGAACTCGCGGAATTGGCCGCGCTATCGTGAAGCGTTTGGCAGAAGCAGGTGCCAATGTGGCATTTACCTATAAAGCGTCTGAAGAAAAAGCTGTTGCTCTTAAAAACGAAATTGAAGCAATGGGTCGAAAATCTCTCGCAATAAAAGCTGATGCAGCCTCGTTTAGTGAAGCGCAAGTTGCGATTGAATTAGCTGTTAAGGAATTTGGTGCGCTTCACATCTTGGTCAATAACGCCGGAATCACGCGCGATACTTTGCTCCTAAGAATGACTGAGGCACAATTTGATGATGTGATCTCCAATAACTTGAAAAGTGCATTCAATTATACAAAAGCTGCGGTAAAGCCGATGATGTCTCAGCGTGACGGGCGAATAATCAACATCACTTCAATCATCGGTATTACAGGAAATGCCGGTCAGGCAAACTATGCCGCATCAAAGGCGGGTATGATTGGGTTTACGAAATCTTGTGCGAAGGAATTGGCCTCAAGGAACATTTTGGTGAATGGCGTTGCGCCGGGCTGGATTGATACTGAAATGACTGAGGTCTTGACCGAAGAGCAGAAAAAAATGTTTGAGAATGTCATCCCATTAAAGAGAGCAGGAAGCGCCGAGGAAGTGGCAGATGCAGTTCTTTTTTTTGCATCATCTTTATCTAAATATATAACCGGAGAGACTGTTCGAGTTGACGGCGGAATGGCGATGTAA
- a CDS encoding amino acid permease, protein MSNSESKPISHPVTEFKRELGLWSSTMIVVGSMVGSGIFIVSADIARSVGSPGWLLMVWLITGLVTLIAALSYGELAAMMPHAGGQYVYLKESYNPLIGFLYGWTLFLVIQTGTIAAVAVAFAKFTAVFFPVFSEENILFSIGNIRISAAQILAIGSLVLLTGINLRGVKEAKWVQDTFTGAKSIALFALIVVGIFLGKNEIAVNANFHDFWSPSSSTKEGIASGLSIVALISAIGVAMVGSLFSSDAWNNITFTAGEVKDPEKNIPLSLFFGTAIVTAIYILANIAYLLVLPLKGMPDGATVIERGIQFATSERVATAVVSVIFGDAAVLIMAALIMVSTFGCNNGLILAGARVYYAMSKDGLFFKKAGELSSKSVPSWALIVQTVWASLLCLSGSYGQLLDYVIFAVLLFYILTIGGVFILRAKRPEVPRPYKAFGYPILPAIYIIIASIICVILLIKKPEYTFPGLGIVLLGIPVFYWWRSQSKSTQAKAK, encoded by the coding sequence ATGTCAAATTCAGAATCAAAACCTATCTCACACCCTGTAACAGAATTTAAGAGAGAATTGGGCTTATGGTCATCGACAATGATTGTCGTAGGTTCAATGGTAGGCTCAGGAATTTTTATAGTAAGTGCAGATATAGCGCGTTCAGTCGGTTCACCGGGATGGCTTTTAATGGTTTGGCTGATAACCGGACTTGTTACATTGATTGCAGCGCTATCTTATGGCGAACTCGCAGCAATGATGCCGCACGCGGGTGGGCAGTATGTGTACTTAAAGGAAAGTTATAATCCTCTTATTGGGTTTCTTTACGGTTGGACTCTTTTCTTGGTGATTCAAACAGGGACAATCGCTGCCGTTGCGGTTGCTTTTGCAAAATTTACTGCAGTATTTTTTCCTGTTTTTAGCGAAGAAAATATTCTTTTCTCAATCGGAAATATTCGCATTTCCGCTGCACAGATTTTAGCGATTGGAAGTTTGGTACTTTTAACGGGAATAAATCTTCGAGGAGTCAAAGAGGCAAAGTGGGTGCAGGACACATTTACAGGCGCGAAATCAATTGCCCTTTTCGCATTAATTGTTGTCGGTATTTTTTTAGGGAAAAATGAAATTGCAGTGAATGCAAATTTTCATGATTTCTGGAGTCCTTCCTCTAGCACGAAAGAAGGCATAGCCTCAGGATTAAGCATTGTCGCATTGATTTCAGCAATCGGTGTAGCAATGGTCGGCTCACTTTTTTCTTCGGATGCTTGGAATAACATAACATTCACTGCCGGAGAGGTAAAAGACCCCGAAAAGAATATCCCGCTCTCATTGTTTTTCGGGACTGCAATTGTAACTGCAATTTACATTCTTGCCAATATTGCTTATCTCTTAGTTTTACCACTAAAAGGAATGCCTGATGGTGCTACAGTTATTGAAAGAGGAATTCAGTTTGCTACCTCCGAGCGAGTTGCAACTGCGGTCGTAAGTGTCATATTTGGAGATGCTGCCGTTCTGATAATGGCAGCACTTATAATGGTTTCAACTTTTGGATGTAACAACGGATTAATCTTGGCTGGAGCACGTGTGTATTATGCGATGAGCAAAGATGGACTTTTCTTCAAAAAGGCAGGAGAATTAAGCTCAAAGTCAGTTCCTTCTTGGGCTCTAATTGTACAAACGGTTTGGGCTTCGTTGTTATGTTTATCAGGCTCATACGGTCAACTCTTGGATTACGTCATTTTTGCGGTCTTGCTTTTTTATATCCTTACCATCGGTGGTGTGTTTATTCTTCGAGCGAAACGCCCCGAGGTACCGCGGCCATACAAAGCATTTGGGTATCCGATACTTCCAGCCATCTATATCATTATAGCGTCAATTATTTGTGTGATTCTTCTGATAAAAAAGCCTGAGTACACTTTCCCCGGACTTGGCATCGTTCTTCTTGGAATCCCTGTTTTCTATTGGTGGAGAAGTCAGTCAAAATCAACCCAAGCTAAAGCAAAATAA
- a CDS encoding redoxin domain-containing protein, whose translation MNCFRKLHASFFSFLGLGLAMILAANLSSCITTQPLEEFIVYESKPTAIRDTFNFVYRKEKFDSTLSPKAIYTLSFWSPQFYEFENPVIFSVDLKPYKNSYWVARVPLPDNARIVSYKLTGVSPEDTGKYQHYHVFLNDAPVSETFYRLALAKNFAGEPIDSVLFYLLKERALYPKNFYTYTAYWHYFHQKYGGTDSIKAVIAQDITNGFKVFYNDYGYLQSIGLTYAYTLNEKQKAFESMKQLYDNFLHPLNLVTRFQIEYQNDRKESILRILSDKYSGLSLTTDLHFKQLYDYMTDKNPDSITVTRQNLGKIFAEITATNRRTPALKNSRFTSMAIRYLYRRYAEGGYSRVVPNYVREVIQPNYDKDIFDVITLIKLGYFLSGSTDLAGFAVEESDRAIALLEQPSFLKYNESSEVETIESPVLNEILREDLRGQAYYNMYRAYFRLGDVVNAKSRFELAEKFLFSQKVELLKDAAYQLAKDSKKADEAFLQMAKAYALKPDPTILQWLRDTSRSRLKNQKLEERIKSIREKESMTMPSFSLKGVDGREFSENDLKGKLAVIFVWSNRSRLSKSFLYDLQVQYSKFRTRGVSFYAISPYLISLGSEGNNFGEQTQYSYDFFQAPISFFENLKAPYLPSAFIIKNGKVILRLDGYQKGFISQLEQAVQFFLNDDLLGTGKKSN comes from the coding sequence ATGAATTGTTTTAGAAAATTGCATGCAAGTTTTTTCTCTTTTCTAGGTTTAGGACTCGCGATGATTCTCGCCGCGAACCTTTCTTCTTGCATTACTACTCAACCCTTAGAAGAATTTATTGTTTATGAATCGAAACCGACTGCTATTCGTGACACCTTTAATTTCGTCTATCGGAAAGAAAAGTTTGATAGTACATTAAGCCCAAAAGCGATTTATACCCTTTCTTTTTGGTCTCCTCAGTTTTATGAATTTGAGAATCCGGTGATTTTTTCGGTTGACCTAAAGCCATACAAAAATTCATATTGGGTAGCACGCGTCCCTTTGCCCGATAATGCGAGAATTGTCTCTTATAAGTTGACGGGTGTTTCTCCTGAAGATACTGGTAAGTATCAGCATTATCATGTTTTTCTGAACGACGCACCGGTTTCAGAAACTTTCTATCGTTTAGCCCTCGCTAAAAACTTTGCAGGGGAACCCATTGATTCGGTTCTATTCTATCTTTTAAAAGAGAGAGCACTATACCCTAAAAATTTTTACACTTATACAGCCTATTGGCATTACTTCCATCAGAAATATGGTGGAACTGATTCAATCAAAGCGGTTATAGCTCAAGACATCACCAATGGCTTCAAGGTTTTTTACAATGATTACGGCTACTTGCAATCCATAGGGCTTACTTATGCATACACACTTAACGAAAAGCAAAAAGCCTTTGAAAGTATGAAGCAACTCTATGATAACTTTCTTCACCCGTTGAATCTTGTTACTCGGTTTCAAATTGAATATCAGAATGATCGAAAAGAATCAATTTTGAGAATTTTATCAGATAAATATTCCGGATTGAGCCTGACAACGGACTTGCATTTCAAGCAGTTGTATGATTATATGACGGATAAAAATCCTGATAGTATCACGGTAACAAGACAAAATTTAGGAAAGATTTTTGCTGAAATTACAGCGACCAACCGAAGAACTCCTGCTTTGAAAAACTCCCGATTTACATCTATGGCGATTCGTTATCTCTATCGCCGATATGCTGAGGGTGGGTATTCGCGCGTGGTGCCGAATTATGTCAGAGAAGTAATACAACCCAATTATGATAAAGACATTTTTGATGTCATTACTTTAATCAAATTAGGATACTTCTTATCCGGCTCTACTGATCTTGCCGGTTTTGCTGTGGAAGAAAGCGATCGAGCTATTGCTTTGCTTGAGCAACCATCATTTTTGAAATATAATGAAAGCTCGGAAGTCGAAACGATTGAATCTCCTGTATTAAATGAAATACTACGAGAAGATTTACGGGGGCAAGCCTATTATAATATGTATCGTGCCTACTTTAGATTGGGAGATGTTGTGAATGCGAAATCACGATTTGAATTGGCAGAGAAGTTCCTTTTTTCGCAAAAGGTTGAACTCTTGAAAGATGCAGCTTATCAATTGGCAAAGGACAGTAAAAAAGCAGATGAAGCTTTTTTACAAATGGCAAAAGCTTATGCGTTAAAACCAGACCCAACCATTTTACAATGGCTAAGGGATACAAGCCGTTCAAGATTGAAAAATCAAAAACTTGAAGAGCGCATAAAATCTATTCGGGAGAAGGAGTCTATGACAATGCCAAGTTTCAGTTTGAAAGGCGTTGATGGGAGAGAGTTTAGCGAAAATGATTTGAAAGGAAAATTGGCGGTCATTTTTGTTTGGTCAAATCGATCAAGATTAAGCAAAAGTTTTCTTTACGATTTACAGGTTCAATATTCCAAGTTTAGAACACGCGGGGTATCTTTTTATGCGATAAGTCCTTATTTAATTTCTCTTGGCTCTGAAGGAAATAATTTTGGAGAACAAACACAGTATTCTTATGATTTTTTTCAAGCACCAATTTCCTTTTTTGAAAACCTAAAAGCACCCTACCTTCCAAGCGCTTTTATAATAAAAAATGGAAAGGTTATCCTTCGTTTGGATGGATATCAAAAAGGGTTTATTAGTCAACTTGAACAAGCTGTGCAATTCTTTTTAAATGATGACTTGTTGGGTACTGGAAAGAAAAGTAACTGA
- a CDS encoding circularly permuted type 2 ATP-grasp protein, whose protein sequence is MNDRFENNFRGGFDLTRYNEVLVKQPEIEQPDASTPYDEMFLGGRFNDVWQPFLSSINQIGIEELRRRTVELRHLLHETGITYNIYGDPQGLERIWKLDLFPLILSDSDWEIIEKGMKQRATLLNMILKDLYSDRELIKKGLIPPELIYSHDGFFRNAIFQFPTKISDLHIYAADMARGPDGRMWVIADRTQAPSGIGYALENRRLIARVLPEAAKALQISKLNEFVKHLSSSIASLSIKENPRIALLTPGPRNETYFEHAFLASLLGYPLVQGEDLTVRAGELWLKSLSGLEKVDIVLRRVDDSFCDPLELYEHSKLGVPGMLECIRRGNLSVANPIGVGILENPGLLAFLPTLSKALLNEELILPSAATWWCGGQRELEFVLTNIPRLIIKSIHQSKNGEVYFGQGLDKKSIEELKAKILSHPHLYVGQEQISFSTAPSFTVEHLEPRRTVLRAFGVKSGDSYSIMPGGLTRASSTRDTISVSNQVGGVGKDTWVIGKRAQENVKADDSQSVVYKGVSTIDKDIFSLSKRETLETTVLASRAGENLYWAGRYAERAESLATLLQHILTILNEENRNTRQTDSLAFQELLKTLTHLTCIYPGFVGEEAEIKLRNPESELLRITIGKGIEGSLPSTLEHFINASYAVRSYWSLETWKILNSIKTRWSGIDNFSRMNLRLVQIELQELLVSLLALKGLNGENMQREYDWVMLDSGRRIERALQNAMLLRYLFSDVHQIEVEESKMEAALTLQGSLVAYKRKFRSVLSLEIIFDLLIIDEKNPRSILFQISELVQHLKSLPFVNADSKFKDIDSLLLRLFTELRSINSKKLIETEFSNWRGSFWEFILSIEKNIRELSDALSRNYFTHTPLLQKQLTDINEAIIDFPTQMNELGSQ, encoded by the coding sequence TTGAACGATCGATTTGAAAATAATTTCAGAGGCGGCTTTGACTTGACTCGTTACAATGAAGTGCTTGTAAAGCAGCCTGAAATAGAGCAGCCAGACGCATCAACTCCTTACGATGAAATGTTCTTAGGGGGCCGATTTAATGATGTTTGGCAGCCGTTTCTTTCTTCAATAAATCAAATTGGAATCGAGGAACTTCGGCGACGAACGGTGGAGCTTAGGCATCTCCTTCATGAAACAGGGATTACCTACAACATTTATGGTGACCCGCAAGGCCTTGAAAGAATTTGGAAGTTAGATCTTTTTCCTTTGATTCTCTCAGATTCTGATTGGGAAATCATAGAAAAAGGGATGAAGCAGCGTGCCACTCTCTTGAATATGATTTTGAAAGATCTTTATTCAGATCGAGAACTCATTAAAAAAGGATTAATTCCACCTGAGTTAATTTACTCTCACGATGGTTTCTTTCGGAATGCGATTTTTCAGTTTCCTACAAAAATTTCAGATTTGCATATCTATGCCGCAGATATGGCTCGTGGCCCAGACGGAAGAATGTGGGTTATTGCCGATCGAACTCAAGCTCCATCCGGAATTGGGTATGCACTTGAAAATCGAAGATTGATTGCAAGAGTTTTGCCTGAAGCAGCAAAAGCGTTGCAAATTTCAAAGCTCAATGAATTTGTCAAGCATTTAAGTTCTAGCATCGCGTCACTTTCTATTAAAGAGAATCCAAGAATTGCCTTATTAACCCCCGGCCCAAGAAACGAAACTTACTTTGAACATGCCTTTTTAGCTTCTTTGCTTGGTTACCCTTTGGTACAAGGAGAAGACTTAACTGTACGAGCTGGTGAATTGTGGCTTAAGTCTCTTTCTGGACTTGAAAAGGTTGATATTGTTTTGAGACGAGTGGATGACTCATTCTGCGATCCGCTTGAACTTTATGAGCACTCTAAACTGGGTGTTCCCGGAATGCTCGAATGCATAAGACGCGGGAATCTATCCGTAGCAAATCCAATTGGTGTTGGGATTTTAGAAAATCCGGGATTGTTAGCCTTTCTTCCAACACTTTCAAAGGCCTTATTAAATGAAGAATTGATTCTTCCATCGGCGGCAACTTGGTGGTGTGGTGGGCAACGAGAATTGGAATTTGTTTTAACGAATATTCCTCGTTTAATTATCAAGTCAATTCATCAATCAAAAAATGGAGAAGTATATTTTGGTCAGGGGTTAGATAAAAAATCTATTGAGGAGCTGAAAGCAAAAATTTTGAGTCATCCCCATCTTTATGTTGGTCAAGAGCAAATTAGTTTTTCAACTGCACCTTCGTTCACTGTTGAACATTTGGAACCAAGGCGAACTGTGCTGAGAGCCTTCGGAGTTAAATCGGGAGATTCATATTCGATAATGCCGGGAGGTTTAACGAGAGCTTCATCAACACGAGATACGATTTCTGTTTCTAATCAAGTTGGTGGCGTTGGAAAGGATACTTGGGTCATCGGAAAAAGGGCTCAGGAAAATGTTAAAGCAGATGATTCTCAGAGTGTTGTTTATAAAGGAGTTTCAACCATTGATAAAGATATTTTTTCTCTTTCAAAACGAGAGACTTTAGAAACCACGGTGCTTGCCTCAAGAGCAGGAGAAAATCTTTACTGGGCAGGTCGTTATGCCGAACGCGCTGAATCCTTAGCCACTTTATTACAACACATCCTTACAATCTTAAATGAAGAGAATCGAAACACACGCCAAACTGATAGCCTCGCTTTTCAAGAATTATTAAAAACCCTAACGCATCTAACTTGTATTTATCCCGGTTTTGTTGGAGAAGAAGCAGAAATAAAGCTGCGAAACCCCGAAAGTGAACTTCTAAGAATCACGATTGGTAAAGGGATTGAAGGCTCACTGCCATCGACTTTAGAGCATTTTATTAATGCATCTTATGCGGTTCGCTCCTATTGGTCTCTTGAAACGTGGAAAATTTTGAATTCAATAAAAACACGGTGGAGTGGAATCGATAACTTTTCAAGAATGAATCTTCGTTTGGTTCAAATTGAACTCCAAGAACTGTTGGTTTCACTTTTGGCCTTGAAAGGTTTAAACGGTGAAAACATGCAGAGAGAGTATGATTGGGTTATGCTTGATAGTGGACGGAGAATAGAAAGAGCCTTACAAAATGCAATGCTCCTCAGGTATTTATTTTCTGATGTTCATCAAATTGAAGTTGAGGAATCTAAAATGGAAGCCGCACTTACCTTACAAGGGTCTTTGGTTGCTTATAAAAGAAAGTTTCGATCAGTTCTTTCACTTGAAATCATTTTTGATTTACTCATCATTGATGAAAAAAATCCACGTTCAATTCTATTCCAAATCTCCGAATTGGTTCAACATTTGAAGAGTTTACCATTTGTAAATGCCGATAGTAAGTTTAAGGATATTGATTCACTATTGCTTCGGCTGTTTACAGAGCTGCGCTCGATTAATTCTAAAAAATTGATCGAGACTGAATTCTCGAATTGGAGAGGTTCTTTTTGGGAATTTATATTATCAATCGAAAAAAATATTCGGGAATTATCGGACGCGCTTTCCAGAAATTATTTCACCCATACCCCCTTGCTTCAAAAACAATTGACGGATATCAATGAAGCTATAATTGATTTTCCAACACAAATGAATGAATTAGGTTCACAGTGA
- a CDS encoding transglutaminase family protein: MKYKVTHLTKYRYSNTVNLCYNEARLLLRNTPFQNCVQTELKISPDVSDYRERKDFYGNKIAYFSIEKPHDELIVTSESYVETVNQYGRIPENHQLRYKDALVSLKDQAPFDSEFFKQFQLHSPLIPAHPEIMSYALQSFESNPLLLEGVMDFMRRIHGDFKFIAGYTTIATPLADVIREKKGVCQDFAHVAIAGLRSLGIPASYVSGYIETYRKDTPNLMQPLIGADASHAWVSVYSPDVGWVDFDPTNNKIPIGEHITNSIGRDYSDVSPLKGVIFTSGHHKLSVDVEVKRLEQFPKFFNDSIAYQL; this comes from the coding sequence GTGAAATACAAGGTCACGCATTTAACAAAGTATCGATACAGCAATACTGTAAACCTATGCTACAACGAAGCGCGTTTACTCTTAAGAAATACACCATTCCAAAATTGCGTTCAAACGGAACTAAAAATTTCACCAGATGTTTCGGATTATCGTGAAAGGAAAGATTTTTATGGGAATAAAATCGCATATTTTTCCATTGAAAAACCGCATGATGAGCTTATTGTTACTTCAGAAAGTTATGTTGAAACCGTCAATCAATACGGTCGTATTCCCGAAAATCATCAATTGAGATACAAAGACGCGCTTGTGTCACTGAAGGATCAAGCCCCATTTGATTCTGAATTCTTTAAACAATTTCAACTGCATTCACCTCTGATTCCCGCGCATCCCGAAATAATGAGTTACGCATTACAATCATTTGAGTCAAATCCTTTGTTGCTTGAGGGTGTAATGGACTTTATGAGACGGATTCACGGTGACTTTAAATTCATTGCCGGTTACACTACTATCGCGACCCCGCTTGCCGATGTTATCAGAGAAAAAAAAGGGGTTTGCCAAGATTTTGCTCATGTCGCGATTGCAGGACTGCGTTCACTTGGTATCCCAGCAAGTTATGTCAGCGGGTATATTGAAACTTATCGAAAAGATACGCCAAACCTAATGCAACCTTTAATCGGTGCCGACGCGTCACATGCGTGGGTTTCAGTTTATTCGCCTGATGTTGGGTGGGTCGATTTTGATCCTACCAATAATAAAATTCCGATTGGTGAACACATCACAAATTCGATTGGGAGAGATTATTCCGATGTTTCGCCATTAAAGGGAGTAATTTTCACGAGTGGTCATCATAAGCTTTCAGTTGATGTCGAAGTTAAACGCTTAGAGCAGTTCCCTAAATTTTTCAATGATTCAATTGCCTATCAATTATGA
- the prmC gene encoding peptide chain release factor N(5)-glutamine methyltransferase, with the protein MTETKQWDVLSLLKTTTSFFSQKGIDEPKLTTELLLAAVLNLTRMDLFLSFDRPISQSELDLFRSYCKRRLQEEPVQYILGTQNFLGFDFEVNSSVLIPRPETELLVEEVIENLKTEGAQNSPIKILDIGTGSGVIPISMIKKLESVSAVAIDISKAALFVATRNAEKHKVESRISFIQLDVLDESFLSTLMGKEESQFSAVVSNPPYIPVKEKNMLADHVIKFEPHQALFSETGFEFYEKISKDATQLLKTGGKLFFELHSDGASTVRKIVEAEGFTNVKIKKDYSGFQRILIAEKRF; encoded by the coding sequence ATGACAGAAACCAAGCAATGGGACGTTCTATCGCTCTTAAAAACAACAACATCATTTTTTTCACAAAAAGGGATAGATGAACCAAAGCTTACTACTGAACTTCTGCTTGCGGCGGTATTGAACCTAACAAGAATGGATTTATTTCTTTCGTTTGATAGACCAATTAGCCAAAGTGAGCTGGATTTGTTTCGAAGTTATTGTAAACGCAGACTTCAAGAAGAGCCGGTTCAATACATCTTAGGAACACAAAATTTCTTGGGATTTGATTTTGAGGTCAATTCTTCGGTATTAATCCCACGCCCTGAAACAGAACTTTTGGTTGAAGAAGTCATTGAGAATTTGAAAACTGAGGGCGCGCAAAATAGTCCTATTAAAATTCTTGATATCGGCACCGGATCCGGTGTTATCCCGATTTCAATGATTAAAAAGTTAGAATCAGTTTCTGCCGTTGCGATTGATATTTCAAAAGCAGCACTCTTCGTTGCTACTCGAAATGCTGAAAAGCATAAAGTTGAAAGCCGAATCAGTTTTATTCAGCTAGATGTACTAGATGAATCCTTTCTTTCAACATTAATGGGAAAAGAGGAAAGCCAATTTTCTGCGGTCGTTTCAAACCCACCCTATATCCCGGTTAAAGAAAAAAATATGTTGGCAGATCATGTCATTAAGTTTGAACCTCACCAAGCGCTTTTTTCGGAAACGGGTTTTGAGTTTTATGAAAAGATTTCAAAAGACGCAACCCAACTGTTAAAAACGGGGGGGAAACTTTTTTTTGAACTTCATTCAGATGGCGCAAGTACGGTAAGAAAAATTGTTGAGGCTGAGGGTTTTACCAATGTGAAGATAAAAAAGGATTATAGCGGCTTTCAGAGAATCTTAATCGCGGAGAAGCGATTCTAA
- a CDS encoding glycosyltransferase family 9 protein: MKHAWLLNLTANLVLLFLLFLKIFPRKRKEHPIPSRTKRILLLRYDRLGDLICTTPLIDYLRSINPQIEIDCLASPNNEFLFREDERISNVTSLNGFSSLKEVWEMRYRNYDVIFSFIGEKPALDILFTTLTKTRGSYLSSIHEKRKYARFYDFTPELVGKHYAARWLSLAVQTFSQLPLSEEDAEKHFPLSIRFKPSDLGSAFFLKHKLEKNNFIGINLSSGSASRKWGLERWAEFISLYQKEFPYPIVIFSTPTDFATAKKLNRLFPTTVLFPYSYGFQRTAEIIKDALLVITPDTGFMHAAAAVHTAVIELYASISESGDIESWRPYGVRYRIVKSPQFFPLNHLEIKPVMEATRFLISDIKNTNIFTKT, encoded by the coding sequence ATGAAACACGCTTGGCTTCTAAATTTAACTGCCAATTTGGTGTTACTTTTTTTGTTATTCCTAAAAATTTTCCCTCGAAAGCGAAAAGAACATCCTATCCCTTCACGAACGAAACGCATCCTTCTTCTCCGTTACGACCGATTAGGAGATTTGATTTGTACAACGCCACTTATTGATTATCTCCGCTCAATTAATCCTCAAATTGAAATCGACTGCCTTGCTTCTCCAAACAATGAATTTCTTTTTCGTGAAGATGAGCGTATTTCAAATGTTACATCTCTGAACGGGTTTTCAAGCCTTAAAGAAGTTTGGGAAATGCGATACCGCAATTACGACGTGATTTTCAGTTTTATTGGAGAGAAACCCGCCTTAGATATTTTATTTACTACCTTAACTAAAACTCGTGGTTCTTATTTGAGTAGCATTCACGAAAAACGAAAATATGCTCGATTCTACGATTTCACACCTGAATTGGTAGGAAAACATTATGCTGCCCGCTGGTTATCGCTTGCCGTTCAAACCTTTTCACAATTACCACTTTCAGAAGAAGATGCAGAAAAGCATTTTCCTCTTTCCATTCGATTCAAACCCTCAGACCTTGGAAGTGCGTTTTTCTTGAAACATAAACTTGAAAAAAACAACTTTATTGGAATTAATCTATCTTCCGGAAGTGCTTCTCGAAAATGGGGTTTAGAACGATGGGCTGAATTCATTTCGCTGTATCAAAAGGAGTTTCCTTATCCCATTGTCATTTTCTCAACGCCTACCGATTTTGCAACTGCAAAAAAATTAAACCGGCTTTTTCCAACCACTGTTTTATTCCCTTATTCTTACGGGTTTCAAAGAACAGCGGAAATCATAAAAGACGCACTTTTAGTTATCACTCCCGATACAGGATTTATGCATGCCGCTGCTGCTGTTCATACAGCGGTTATTGAACTTTATGCCTCTATCTCAGAAAGCGGAGACATTGAATCTTGGCGACCTTACGGCGTTCGATATCGAATTGTAAAATCACCACAATTCTTTCCCTTAAATCATCTCGAAATTAAACCTGTGATGGAGGCAACGCGTTTTCTGATTAGTGACATTAAGAATACAAACATATTCACTAAAACATGA